The following are from one region of the Sulfurimicrobium lacus genome:
- a CDS encoding EAL and HDOD domain-containing protein produces MLEKYLKFFKSGQSAANDTPSAAQHEVTAVLDAATRGGYADAAAMLQRFIGRQPILDSNSQIVGYELKIRDHSLLPEAAEEAARRRIQDEMLAISVIDLDFQQALGNKLTFISVAPSMLDNPVLEQLPKHKVVLGICLPETVDETLLARCRQLVALGIPLALDDFEYRPDYEPFLKISTYVKLDAARYDALTLGQRVAEIRSKAAPQLVACKVETDDAFDAYRQLSFSLFQGYYFTHLQPSAPHRLDNNRLHVIELLNLVMNRAELAELEEKVKLDPGLTYKLLNFINSPANGLQQKIRSIGHVLTLLGYDQLYRWLTLLLFTSASADGRSRTLLKSALVRARFTETLGKDKFKPAEQGGLFIVGIFSLLDALLNVPMEQALARLNLPQAVVDALVRQSGVYAPYLQLALACENFDQDAIARCAAACGLDADAVNVTHVNALIWGEGLDV; encoded by the coding sequence ATGCTGGAAAAATACCTGAAGTTTTTCAAAAGCGGCCAGAGTGCCGCGAATGACACGCCAAGCGCCGCGCAGCACGAGGTGACAGCCGTTCTCGATGCCGCAACACGAGGCGGCTACGCTGACGCAGCGGCCATGCTGCAACGCTTTATCGGGCGTCAGCCGATACTCGACAGCAACAGCCAGATCGTCGGCTACGAGCTGAAAATCCGGGATCACAGCCTGCTGCCCGAGGCGGCGGAGGAAGCAGCGCGGCGTCGGATACAGGACGAGATGCTGGCCATCAGCGTGATCGATCTCGACTTCCAGCAAGCACTGGGAAACAAGCTTACCTTCATCAGCGTCGCGCCGTCGATGCTGGACAACCCCGTGCTGGAACAGTTGCCGAAACACAAGGTGGTGCTCGGCATCTGCCTGCCGGAAACGGTCGACGAGACGCTGCTGGCGCGCTGCCGCCAACTGGTTGCGCTGGGCATCCCCCTGGCCCTCGACGATTTCGAATATCGGCCCGACTATGAGCCGTTCCTGAAAATCAGCACTTACGTGAAGCTGGACGCAGCCCGCTATGATGCCCTGACGCTCGGCCAGCGCGTGGCCGAAATCCGCAGCAAGGCGGCGCCGCAGCTGGTCGCCTGCAAGGTGGAAACGGACGACGCGTTCGACGCCTATCGCCAGCTCTCGTTCAGCCTGTTCCAGGGTTACTATTTCACCCACCTGCAGCCGTCCGCCCCGCACCGGCTCGACAACAACCGGCTGCACGTGATCGAACTGCTGAACCTGGTCATGAACCGCGCCGAGCTTGCCGAGCTGGAGGAAAAGGTCAAACTCGACCCGGGTCTTACCTACAAGCTGCTCAATTTCATCAATTCGCCGGCCAACGGGCTGCAGCAGAAGATCCGCTCCATCGGCCACGTGCTGACCTTGCTCGGCTACGATCAGCTCTACCGCTGGCTGACCCTGCTGCTGTTCACCAGCGCCAGCGCCGACGGCCGCAGCCGGACATTGCTGAAAAGCGCACTGGTGCGCGCGCGCTTCACGGAAACGCTGGGCAAGGACAAGTTCAAGCCGGCCGAGCAGGGCGGTTTGTTCATCGTCGGTATTTTTTCCCTGCTGGACGCGCTGCTCAACGTGCCGATGGAACAAGCCCTTGCCCGCCTCAATCTGCCGCAGGCGGTAGTGGATGCCCTGGTGCGGCAGAGCGGCGTGTATGCCCCCTACCTGCAACTCGCCCTCGCCTGTGAAAACTTCGACCAGGACGCCATCGCGCGCTGCGCGGCGGCGTGCGGCCTCGATGCCGATGCGGTCAACGTGACGCATGTCAACGCCCTGATCTGGGGCGAAGGACTCGATGTCTGA
- the nifE gene encoding nitrogenase iron-molybdenum cofactor biosynthesis protein NifE, whose protein sequence is MSALTSKVEAVFNEPACGVNQGKSDKERKKGCAKQLTPGAAAGGCAFDGAKIALQPIVDVAHLVHGPIACEGNSWDNRHAASSGPKLYRTGFTTDIGDLDVVYGGEKRLFRAIREIIEKYDPPAVFVYQTCVTAMIGDDIEAVCKAAAAKFGKPVIPVNAPGFAGSKNLGNKLGGEALLDYVVGTEEPEFSTPYDINIYGEYNLAGELWQVKPLFDALGIRVLANISGDARYSDVARSHRAKAAMMVCSKALINIARKMEERYGIPYFEGSFYGISDTSESLRNIAKLLVQQGAPEELLARTEALIAREEARAWARIEPYRARLSGKRVLLITGGVKSWSVVSALQEIGIEVMGTSTKKSTKEDKARIKEIMGDESHMFDDLPPREMYRILKNSEADIMLSGGRSQFVALKAKTPWMDINQERHHAYAGYEGMVELMKQIDLLLYNPIWEQVRRPAPWERDNEGLDMRSEGGC, encoded by the coding sequence ATGAGCGCATTAACCAGCAAAGTCGAGGCGGTGTTCAACGAGCCCGCTTGCGGCGTCAACCAGGGCAAATCCGACAAGGAACGCAAGAAGGGCTGCGCCAAGCAGCTCACGCCCGGCGCGGCGGCTGGCGGCTGCGCCTTCGACGGCGCCAAGATCGCGCTGCAGCCCATCGTCGACGTGGCGCACCTGGTGCACGGCCCGATCGCCTGCGAGGGCAATTCCTGGGACAACCGCCATGCCGCATCGAGCGGCCCCAAGCTGTACCGCACCGGATTCACCACCGACATCGGCGACCTCGACGTGGTCTACGGCGGGGAGAAGCGCCTGTTCCGGGCGATCCGCGAAATCATCGAGAAATACGACCCGCCCGCGGTATTCGTCTACCAGACCTGCGTCACCGCCATGATCGGCGACGACATCGAGGCGGTGTGCAAGGCAGCGGCCGCCAAGTTCGGCAAGCCGGTGATCCCGGTCAACGCGCCGGGCTTCGCCGGCAGCAAGAACCTGGGCAACAAGCTGGGCGGCGAGGCGCTGCTGGACTACGTGGTCGGCACCGAGGAGCCGGAGTTCAGCACGCCCTACGACATCAATATCTACGGCGAATACAACCTGGCCGGCGAACTGTGGCAGGTGAAGCCGCTCTTCGACGCGCTCGGCATCCGCGTGCTGGCCAACATTTCCGGCGACGCGCGCTACTCGGACGTGGCCCGCTCCCATCGCGCCAAGGCGGCGATGATGGTGTGCTCCAAGGCCTTGATCAACATCGCCCGCAAGATGGAGGAACGCTATGGCATCCCTTATTTCGAAGGTTCTTTCTATGGTATTTCCGACACCTCCGAATCCCTCCGCAACATCGCCAAGCTGCTGGTCCAGCAGGGTGCACCGGAAGAGCTGCTGGCACGCACGGAAGCTCTGATCGCCCGCGAAGAGGCCCGCGCCTGGGCGCGCATCGAGCCTTACCGGGCGCGGCTTTCCGGCAAGCGGGTGCTGCTCATCACCGGCGGGGTGAAATCCTGGTCGGTAGTGTCGGCGCTGCAGGAAATCGGCATCGAGGTGATGGGCACCAGCACCAAGAAATCGACCAAGGAAGACAAGGCGCGCATCAAGGAAATCATGGGCGACGAGTCGCACATGTTCGACGACCTGCCGCCGCGCGAGATGTACCGCATCCTCAAGAACTCCGAGGCCGACATCATGCTCTCCGGCGGACGCTCCCAGTTCGTCGCGCTCAAGGCCAAGACCCCGTGGATGGACATCAACCAGGAACGCCACCACGCCTATGCCGGCTACGAGGGCATGGTGGAGCTGATGAAACAGATCGACCTGCTGCTCTACAACCCGATCTGGGAACAGGTGCGGCGCCCCGCGCCGTGGGAGCGGGACAACGAGGGTTTGGACATGAGGAGCGAAGGCGGATGCTGA
- the nifX gene encoding nitrogen fixation protein NifX: MKVAFTTQDMKHVDAHFGWAKNIAVYEISPDGYQFLEAIQFDGDLKEDGNEDKLTPKIDAVRDCAILYVAAIGGSAAAKVVNARVHPVKVPEPELISVILDKLQKVLQGTPPPWLRKVMMKGKERQFDFDEV; this comes from the coding sequence ATGAAAGTCGCTTTCACCACCCAGGACATGAAACATGTCGACGCCCATTTCGGCTGGGCAAAAAACATCGCCGTGTACGAGATTTCGCCGGATGGCTACCAGTTCCTCGAAGCCATCCAGTTCGACGGCGACCTCAAGGAAGACGGCAACGAGGACAAGCTCACCCCCAAGATCGACGCCGTGCGCGACTGCGCCATCCTCTACGTCGCCGCCATCGGCGGCTCGGCGGCGGCCAAGGTGGTCAACGCCCGGGTGCACCCGGTCAAGGTGCCCGAGCCGGAACTGATTAGCGTCATTCTCGACAAGCTGCAGAAAGTGCTGCAGGGCACCCCGCCGCCCTGGCTGCGCAAGGTCATGATGAAGGGCAAGGAACGCCAGTTCGATTTCGACGAAGTTTAG
- a CDS encoding CCE_0567 family metalloprotein, which produces MEDMEALKAQVKKLNAQATQLKMDLHDLSEDLPTGWEKIPDVARRTFEAYQALTEARTKMSR; this is translated from the coding sequence ATGGAAGACATGGAAGCACTGAAAGCACAGGTCAAGAAGCTCAACGCCCAGGCAACCCAGCTCAAGATGGACCTGCACGATCTGTCCGAGGACCTGCCGACCGGCTGGGAAAAGATTCCCGATGTTGCCAGGCGCACCTTCGAGGCCTACCAGGCGCTGACCGAGGCGCGAACGAAAATGTCCCGCTAA
- the parC gene encoding DNA topoisomerase IV subunit A: MKDEIDSNTPDLFVHLEASGEMPEGHELNAAPPELSEPPEPPAPPEEAVAVEEPHDDLADYAKAAYLAYAMAVSKSRAIPDVRDGQKPVQRRILYAMREMGNESDKPHKKSARIVGDVIGKYHPHGDSAVYEAAVRMAQDFSLRYPLIDGQGNFGSLDGDSAAAMRYTEVRLTPIAQLLLAELDQGTVDYRQNYDGSFQEPTVLPARLPFLLLNGASGIGVGIATEVPPHNLREVCEVAACMIESPAFSEAQMLDMIPGPDFPGGGQILSSNQEIRNAYSSGRGTIAVRARYVFEEMARGQWQMVITELPPGASAAKVLSEIETLTNPQPKLGKKSVDQGQMQTKTLLLSLLETARDESDKEQSVRIVFGPKSSRIDRDEFARTLMAYTSLETTVSFNLVQVGLDGNPMQKSLFTILTEWCQFRIKTVEKRLGHRLGKVNERIHILEGRHTVFLNIDEVIKLIRESDEPKQALMERFALSERQADDILEIRLRQLSRLEGIKIEQEIAELMKERGKLESLLANPTRMKALVAREIREDAKKFGDDRRTLILQEKRASLSEAAVLDEPVTIILSEKGWLRQRQGHGLDLAALSFKEGDMLFAAHECRSPDALILLASDGRAYTVTASQIPGGKGDGVPAASLIGLQAGTRVISLLTGAAQDKVLLSSSGGYGFVTTIGDMSSRQKGGKLLMTLEDGERVLPPARVPSQGLCYVACASSSDRLLVFPLAEVRQVPKGRGVILMGLGDKDTLKLVSVFTGALSVKGVRRGRAVEDAVRFDVAKRARMGTTINMKIEVLLGGEAQK, translated from the coding sequence ATGAAAGACGAAATCGATAGCAATACCCCAGACCTGTTCGTACACCTGGAAGCGAGCGGGGAAATGCCTGAAGGACACGAGCTGAACGCCGCGCCGCCCGAGCTGTCGGAACCTCCCGAGCCGCCGGCACCGCCGGAAGAAGCAGTAGCGGTCGAAGAGCCGCACGACGACCTGGCGGACTACGCCAAGGCCGCCTATCTCGCCTACGCCATGGCGGTGTCCAAGTCGCGCGCCATTCCCGACGTGCGCGACGGGCAGAAGCCGGTGCAGCGGCGCATCCTCTACGCCATGCGCGAAATGGGCAACGAGTCGGACAAGCCGCACAAGAAATCGGCGCGCATCGTCGGCGACGTGATCGGTAAATACCACCCGCACGGCGACAGCGCGGTGTACGAGGCGGCGGTGCGCATGGCGCAGGATTTCTCGCTGCGCTATCCGCTGATCGACGGGCAGGGCAATTTCGGCAGTCTGGACGGCGATTCGGCGGCGGCGATGCGCTACACCGAGGTGCGCCTGACGCCGATCGCCCAGCTGCTGCTGGCTGAGCTGGACCAGGGCACGGTCGACTATCGCCAGAACTACGACGGTTCGTTCCAGGAGCCCACGGTGCTGCCGGCGCGCCTGCCGTTCCTGCTGCTCAACGGCGCGTCCGGCATCGGCGTCGGCATCGCCACCGAGGTGCCGCCGCACAACCTGCGCGAAGTGTGCGAAGTGGCGGCCTGCATGATCGAGTCGCCGGCCTTCAGCGAAGCTCAGATGCTCGACATGATCCCGGGGCCGGATTTTCCGGGCGGCGGGCAGATCCTTTCCAGCAACCAGGAAATCCGCAACGCCTACAGCAGCGGGCGCGGCACCATCGCGGTGCGCGCGCGCTACGTGTTCGAGGAGATGGCGCGCGGCCAGTGGCAGATGGTGATCACCGAGCTGCCGCCCGGCGCTTCGGCGGCGAAAGTGTTGTCGGAGATCGAGACGCTCACCAATCCGCAGCCCAAACTGGGCAAGAAGAGCGTCGACCAGGGCCAGATGCAAACCAAGACCCTGCTGCTGTCGCTGCTGGAAACGGCGCGCGACGAGTCGGACAAGGAACAGTCGGTGCGCATCGTGTTCGGACCCAAGAGCTCGCGCATCGACCGCGACGAATTCGCCCGCACCCTGATGGCCTACACCAGCCTGGAAACCACGGTGTCGTTCAACCTGGTGCAGGTCGGGCTGGACGGCAACCCGATGCAGAAGTCGCTGTTCACCATTCTCACGGAGTGGTGCCAGTTCCGCATCAAAACGGTGGAAAAACGCCTCGGCCATCGCCTCGGCAAAGTCAACGAGCGTATCCATATCCTCGAAGGTCGGCACACCGTTTTCCTCAACATCGACGAGGTGATCAAGCTGATCCGCGAGTCGGACGAGCCGAAGCAGGCGTTGATGGAGCGCTTCGCCCTGTCCGAGCGGCAGGCGGACGACATCCTGGAAATCCGCCTGCGCCAGCTGTCGCGCCTGGAAGGCATCAAGATCGAGCAGGAAATCGCCGAGCTGATGAAGGAGCGCGGCAAGCTGGAATCCCTGCTGGCCAATCCGACCCGGATGAAGGCCCTGGTGGCGCGCGAAATCCGCGAGGATGCCAAGAAATTCGGCGACGACCGCCGCACGCTGATCCTGCAGGAGAAGCGCGCATCCCTCTCCGAGGCCGCCGTGCTCGACGAGCCGGTCACCATCATCCTCTCCGAGAAAGGCTGGCTGCGCCAGCGCCAGGGCCACGGTCTCGACCTTGCCGCGCTCTCCTTCAAGGAGGGCGACATGCTTTTTGCCGCGCACGAGTGCCGCTCGCCCGACGCGCTCATCCTGCTCGCTTCCGACGGCCGCGCTTACACCGTCACCGCTTCTCAGATTCCCGGCGGCAAGGGCGACGGCGTGCCGGCCGCCTCGCTGATCGGGCTGCAGGCCGGCACCCGGGTCATCAGCCTCCTCACCGGTGCGGCGCAGGACAAGGTGCTGCTGTCCAGCAGCGGGGGCTACGGTTTCGTCACCACGATCGGCGACATGAGCTCGCGCCAGAAGGGCGGCAAGCTGCTGATGACCCTCGAGGACGGCGAGCGCGTGCTGCCGCCCGCCCGGGTGCCGTCACAAGGCTTGTGCTACGTGGCTTGTGCGTCGAGCAGCGACCGGCTGCTGGTGTTCCCCCTGGCCGAAGTCAGGCAGGTGCCGAAGGGGCGCGGCGTGATCCTGATGGGGCTGGGCGACAAGGATACCCTCAAGCTGGTCAGCGTTTTCACCGGCGCGCTGAGCGTGAAGGGCGTGAGGCGCGGACGCGCCGTGGAAGATGCGGTGCGCTTCGACGTCGCCAAGCGCGCGCGCATGGGCACCACGATCAACATGAAAATCGAGGTGCTGCTCGGCGGCGAGGCACAGAAGTGA
- the parE gene encoding DNA topoisomerase IV subunit B, with amino-acid sequence MGKSYSDSSIRVLRGLEPVKQRPGMYTRTDNPLHILTEVVDNCADEALAGFAKTIAVRLHADGSVSVSDDGRGIPVGIHPEEGVPTVEVVYTRLHAGGKFDKKAGGAYQFSGGLHGVGVSVTNALSRRLEVAVTREGGVHCMAFAGGDVVEPLTMIRSAPKRASGTAVRIWPDAQYFDSAEIPPQQLERVLKAKAVLLPGVRVRLEVEDRDGLLKEEKEWVYQDGLSDYLKSQLSEYLVDGLFWKQAKYAPASHDTFAEGEGAEWVVAWTEEGPIVRESYVNLIHTPSGGTHESGLRDGIFNAVKSYIDHHSLLPKGVKLTADDVFSRISFVLSTKMLDPQFQGQTKERLSSRDALRLVTSMVRDPLELWLNEHQEEAKKIAEFSIRAAQTRQRAGQKIEKRKSSGVAVLPGKLADCQSDNLEERELFLVEGDSAGGSAKQGRNKDTQAILPLRGKVLNTWEHEADRIFANNEIHNIAVALGVDPHAPGDTPDMSNLRYARVIILADADVDGSHIQVLLLTLFYRHFPALVRDGRVCVAQPPLYRVDVPAQGKNKPARKFYCLDDGELEGTLDRLRADKVREGSWQVSRFKGLGEMNPVQLWETTLNPDARRLLTLRTDDFTGYVREVFNKLMAKSEAASRRAWMEEAGHLVEADE; translated from the coding sequence ATGGGCAAGTCATATTCAGATTCTTCCATCCGCGTGCTGCGCGGGCTGGAGCCGGTGAAGCAGCGGCCGGGGATGTACACGCGCACCGACAATCCCCTGCACATCCTCACCGAGGTGGTGGACAACTGCGCCGACGAGGCGCTGGCCGGGTTCGCCAAGACGATTGCGGTGCGCCTGCATGCCGACGGCTCGGTTTCCGTCTCTGATGACGGACGCGGTATCCCGGTGGGCATCCATCCCGAGGAAGGCGTGCCGACCGTCGAGGTGGTGTATACCCGCCTGCACGCGGGCGGCAAGTTCGACAAGAAAGCCGGCGGCGCCTACCAGTTTTCCGGCGGCCTGCACGGTGTTGGCGTGTCCGTCACCAACGCGCTGTCGCGGCGCCTGGAAGTGGCGGTGACGCGCGAAGGCGGCGTCCACTGCATGGCGTTCGCCGGCGGCGACGTGGTGGAACCGCTCACCATGATCCGCAGCGCGCCCAAACGCGCTTCCGGCACTGCAGTGCGGATCTGGCCCGACGCCCAGTATTTCGACAGCGCCGAGATCCCGCCGCAGCAACTGGAACGGGTGCTCAAGGCCAAGGCCGTGCTGTTGCCCGGTGTGCGCGTGCGGCTGGAAGTCGAGGACCGCGACGGGCTGCTCAAGGAAGAAAAGGAATGGGTCTACCAGGACGGGCTGTCCGACTACCTCAAATCGCAACTGTCGGAATACCTAGTCGACGGCCTGTTCTGGAAGCAGGCCAAATACGCCCCCGCCTCGCACGACACCTTCGCCGAGGGCGAGGGCGCGGAATGGGTGGTGGCGTGGACGGAAGAAGGGCCGATCGTGCGCGAGTCCTACGTCAACCTGATCCACACCCCCTCCGGCGGCACCCATGAATCCGGCCTGCGCGACGGTATTTTCAACGCGGTGAAGAGCTACATCGACCACCACAGCCTGCTGCCCAAAGGCGTCAAGCTCACCGCGGATGACGTGTTCAGCCGCATTTCCTTCGTGCTCTCGACCAAGATGCTCGACCCGCAGTTCCAGGGCCAGACCAAGGAACGCCTGTCGTCGCGCGACGCGCTGCGCCTGGTGACTTCCATGGTGCGCGACCCGCTCGAACTGTGGCTCAACGAGCACCAGGAAGAGGCGAAGAAAATCGCCGAATTCTCCATCCGCGCCGCGCAGACGCGCCAGCGTGCCGGGCAGAAGATCGAGAAGCGCAAATCCTCCGGCGTGGCCGTGCTGCCGGGCAAGCTGGCCGACTGCCAGTCCGACAACCTGGAAGAACGCGAGCTGTTCCTGGTGGAAGGCGATTCCGCCGGCGGTTCCGCCAAGCAGGGCCGCAACAAGGATACCCAGGCGATCCTGCCGCTGCGCGGCAAGGTGCTCAACACCTGGGAGCATGAGGCTGACCGCATCTTCGCCAACAATGAAATCCACAACATCGCCGTGGCGCTCGGCGTCGACCCGCACGCGCCGGGCGACACCCCGGACATGTCCAACCTGCGCTACGCCCGCGTCATCATCCTGGCCGACGCGGACGTGGACGGCAGTCACATCCAGGTGCTGCTGCTGACCCTGTTCTACCGCCACTTCCCGGCCCTGGTGCGCGACGGCAGGGTGTGCGTCGCGCAGCCGCCGCTGTACCGCGTCGACGTGCCGGCGCAGGGCAAAAACAAGCCGGCGCGCAAGTTCTATTGCCTCGACGACGGCGAGCTGGAAGGTACCCTGGACCGGCTGCGCGCCGACAAGGTGCGCGAAGGTTCGTGGCAGGTGTCGCGCTTCAAGGGGCTGGGCGAAATGAACCCGGTGCAGCTGTGGGAAACCACTCTCAACCCCGACGCGCGCCGCCTGCTGACCTTGCGCACGGACGATTTCACCGGCTACGTGCGGGAGGTGTTCAACAAGCTGATGGCCAAGTCCGAAGCGGCATCGAGACGCGCATGGATGGAAGAGGCAGGGCACCTGGTGGAAGCGGACGAGTAA
- the nifN gene encoding nitrogenase iron-molybdenum cofactor biosynthesis protein NifN, producing the protein MATVTHSKKACAVNPLKMSAPIGAALAFLGLDKCLPLMHGSQGCTAFGLVLFVRHFRETIPLQTTAMNEVTTILGGLDNLEQAILNIYNRAHPEVIGICSTGLTETKGDDVDGYLKLIRKRHPELDNTALVYVSTPDYQGAFQDGWGKAATRILTTLCEPLPRTAWQVNVLPGCHLTVADIEEIRETIESFGLYPIIAPDLSGSLDGHIPETFLPTTLGGASVEKIRSMGGSAITIAIGEQMRWAAEALQEKTGVPFRMFDRLTGLQANDEFLQLLSELAKDEIPLKYRRQRSQLVDAMLDAHFFCGGKKVAIGAEPDLLWQIGSLLTDLGCEIEAAVTTTHSVLLERMPAEEILIGDLEDLEQRAAGCDLMVTHSHGRQAAERLGIPFLRMGIPMFDRLGAAHKLSVGYRGTRDLVFELGNIFIDNLHHNQPDSWPLPVNDGNEHAQAETHH; encoded by the coding sequence ATGGCAACCGTAACCCACAGCAAGAAAGCCTGCGCCGTCAACCCGCTCAAGATGAGCGCGCCGATCGGCGCCGCGCTGGCCTTCCTCGGGCTGGACAAGTGCCTGCCGCTGATGCACGGCTCACAGGGCTGCACCGCCTTCGGGCTGGTGCTGTTCGTGCGCCATTTCCGCGAGACCATCCCGCTGCAGACCACAGCCATGAACGAGGTCACCACCATCCTCGGCGGGCTGGACAACCTCGAACAGGCAATCCTCAACATCTACAACCGCGCGCACCCGGAAGTCATCGGCATCTGTTCCACCGGTTTGACCGAAACCAAGGGCGACGACGTGGACGGCTATCTCAAGCTGATCCGCAAGCGCCACCCGGAACTGGACAACACCGCTCTGGTCTACGTCTCCACCCCCGATTACCAGGGCGCGTTCCAGGACGGCTGGGGCAAGGCGGCGACGCGCATTCTCACCACCTTGTGCGAGCCCCTGCCGCGCACCGCGTGGCAGGTCAACGTGCTGCCCGGCTGCCACCTGACGGTGGCCGACATCGAGGAAATCCGCGAGACCATCGAGTCCTTCGGCCTCTACCCCATCATCGCGCCGGACCTGTCCGGTTCGCTCGACGGCCACATCCCGGAAACCTTCCTGCCCACCACGCTGGGCGGCGCCAGCGTGGAAAAGATCCGCTCCATGGGCGGCTCCGCCATCACCATCGCCATCGGCGAGCAGATGCGCTGGGCCGCCGAGGCCCTGCAGGAGAAAACCGGCGTGCCGTTCCGCATGTTCGACCGCCTCACCGGCCTGCAAGCCAACGACGAGTTCCTGCAGTTGCTTTCCGAACTGGCCAAGGACGAGATTCCGCTCAAATACCGCCGCCAGCGCAGCCAACTGGTGGACGCCATGCTCGACGCCCATTTTTTCTGCGGCGGCAAGAAGGTCGCCATCGGCGCCGAGCCCGACCTGCTGTGGCAGATCGGCTCCCTGCTGACGGACCTGGGCTGCGAAATCGAGGCGGCGGTAACCACCACGCACTCCGTGCTGCTGGAGCGCATGCCGGCGGAAGAAATCCTGATCGGTGACCTGGAAGACCTGGAACAGCGCGCCGCGGGCTGCGACCTGATGGTTACCCACTCGCACGGGCGGCAGGCCGCCGAACGGCTCGGCATCCCCTTCCTGCGCATGGGCATCCCCATGTTCGACCGCCTCGGCGCGGCGCACAAGCTGTCGGTGGGCTATCGCGGCACGCGCGACCTGGTGTTCGAGCTGGGCAACATTTTCATCGACAACCTGCACCACAACCAGCCCGATTCCTGGCCGTTGCCCGTAAACGATGGAAACGAACATGCGCAAGCTGAAACTCATCACTAA
- a CDS encoding nitrogen fixation protein NifQ: MEILSYEWLMAHAQNPDDQLTQAFAGVIHSSRRNKGLETPAMMGLREDRFASLMESYFPGALQNSGLRLSHGTAAPGCEALRGEEFGDLLDLLLEYRSTPDKESEWLAFAIATACMGDDHLYQDMGLPNRKILSDLLEAYFPSLFARNTGNMKWKKFFYKQLCDRAGVNACRAPSCQVCTDYFKCFGPEEGAAH; encoded by the coding sequence ATGGAAATCCTGAGCTACGAGTGGCTGATGGCCCACGCCCAGAACCCGGACGACCAACTCACCCAGGCCTTTGCCGGCGTGATCCACAGCTCGCGCCGCAACAAAGGGCTGGAAACACCGGCCATGATGGGCCTGCGGGAAGACCGCTTCGCCAGCCTGATGGAAAGCTATTTTCCGGGCGCCCTGCAGAATTCCGGCTTGCGGCTGTCGCACGGGACGGCCGCGCCAGGCTGCGAAGCCCTGCGCGGCGAGGAGTTCGGGGATTTGCTCGACCTGCTGCTGGAGTATCGCAGCACTCCCGACAAGGAATCGGAGTGGCTGGCTTTCGCCATCGCCACCGCCTGCATGGGCGACGACCATCTCTACCAGGACATGGGCCTGCCCAACCGGAAAATCCTCTCCGACCTGCTGGAAGCCTATTTTCCCAGCCTGTTTGCGCGCAACACCGGCAACATGAAGTGGAAGAAATTCTTCTACAAGCAGCTGTGCGACCGCGCCGGCGTCAACGCCTGCCGCGCGCCGAGCTGCCAGGTATGCACCGACTACTTCAAGTGTTTCGGCCCGGAGGAAGGGGCGGCGCACTGA
- the fdxB gene encoding ferredoxin III, nif-specific has product MSFASVVMPDGRSWIPRFVKAINKEKCIGCGRCFKVCGRDVLQLMGMDDEGELIAVDGDDDDDEYEKKVMTVANDVNCIGCEACAKICPKKCYTHEAMPA; this is encoded by the coding sequence ATGAGTTTTGCCAGTGTTGTGATGCCCGACGGACGCAGCTGGATACCCAGGTTCGTCAAGGCCATCAACAAGGAAAAGTGCATCGGCTGCGGCCGCTGCTTCAAGGTGTGCGGACGCGACGTGCTGCAGCTGATGGGCATGGACGACGAAGGCGAGCTGATCGCGGTGGACGGCGACGACGATGACGACGAGTACGAAAAGAAGGTCATGACCGTCGCCAACGACGTGAACTGCATCGGCTGCGAAGCCTGCGCCAAAATCTGTCCGAAGAAGTGTTACACCCACGAGGCCATGCCGGCCTGA
- a CDS encoding NifX-associated nitrogen fixation protein, giving the protein METTVMEKFDLKSSAFLVELINQWRAQDSFGAWEGKSDEELLEAYVIDKEKRKEIPIIGDPDPETLWRLELFYNAVGLAIERQTKVMVTPMMKMSHEGFGRMVLLAGRLVAVNKQLRDVHRFGFLSLQKLAEEGDKFVSGGVEMVTKYSEVANYG; this is encoded by the coding sequence ATGGAAACGACAGTAATGGAAAAATTCGACCTCAAGTCCTCCGCCTTCCTGGTGGAGCTGATCAACCAGTGGCGCGCCCAGGATTCCTTCGGCGCGTGGGAAGGCAAGTCCGACGAGGAATTGCTCGAGGCCTACGTGATCGACAAGGAAAAGCGCAAGGAAATCCCCATCATCGGCGACCCCGACCCGGAAACCCTGTGGCGCCTGGAACTGTTCTACAACGCCGTGGGCCTCGCCATCGAACGCCAGACCAAGGTGATGGTCACGCCCATGATGAAAATGTCGCACGAAGGCTTCGGCCGCATGGTGCTGCTCGCCGGACGCCTGGTCGCGGTCAACAAGCAGTTGCGCGACGTGCACCGCTTCGGCTTCCTGTCGCTGCAAAAGCTGGCCGAGGAAGGCGACAAGTTCGTCAGCGGCGGCGTGGAAATGGTGACGAAATATTCCGAAGTGGCGAATTACGGTTGA